Genomic DNA from Peribacillus simplex:
GTAACCGTTTCAATGACTTTAGGACCTGTTATGAACATTTGGCTCGTTTTTTCAACCATGAAGACAAAGTCGGTTATGGCTGGCGAATATACGGCTCCACCTGCACAAGGTCCCATGATAACCGAAATCTGTGGAATGACCCCTGAATAAATGGAATTCCGGTAAAAAATTTGGCCATATCCGTCAAGCGAAACTACGCCTTCTTGAATGCGCGCCCCACCAGAATCGTTCAAACCTATGAAAGGGGCTCCATTTTCCGCTGCCAAATCCATAACATTGGCAATTTTCAGAGCATGCATTTCACCGAGTGCGCCGCCAAAAACAGTAAAATCCTGTGAAAACAGATAAATGTCGCGGCCGTTGACCTTTCCGTAACCGGTGACAACCCCTTCTCCTGGCCCTTCTTCCTTTTCCATGCCAAAATTGGTATTACGATGTTTGATAAAAGGATTAAGCTCTATGAAAGTACCCGGATCAACTAAAAGATCAATTCTTTCCCTTGCAGTAAGTTTGCCCTTTTCATGCTGCTTATCGATTCTTTCTTCACCGCCGCCCATTTCCACTTTGCGGCGTCTGTCATATAGGTCATTGATTGTATCGTATATGTCTGTCATTTCTGCTCCTCCTTTGATAATGCTTGTTCACAAAGCTCATATAATACACCCGCGGTAGACTTGGGATGAACGAAAGCAACATCCGCATTGTGCGCTCCCTTTCTTGATGAATCATCAATCATGCGCAATCCAGATTCCTTGATTTCTTTTATTCTCTCTTCGATGTCATCGACGCCAAGTGCCACATGATGAATCCCTTCACCGCGTTTTTCGATGAATTTGGCGATTGGGCTTGCCGGTGACAACGCTTCCAACAACTCCAAACGGGTATTGCCTGCCAGGATGAAGGCCACTTTCACTCCTTGGCTCCCCACTGTCTCGATTCCTTCAAGTTTCAATTTCAACGTTTCCGTGTAAAGTGGCAAGGCTTCCTCCAGTGACTTGACGGCAATACCTATATGATCGATATTTTTAATCATCATAAAAACCCCCATGCTATGTATGATTGGATGACTCCATTAAAATACTACTAATCTTGCATTAAAGCCTTTCAAGATTCGGAATAATATGAACATAATACTTTTACTTGTTTCTACTAAATGTTCAAGTTAAAATAAAATCAATTAAACTGTTTTAAGGGAGAGAGCATATGGGAAACAAGAAAATCAGAAAAATCGTCGTGTATTTAATGCTTATCTCAATGTTATTAACGAGCTTATTATCAGGTATCGCATTTCTTTTGTAATAGACACCGTAATTGGGAGGGGAGCAAAGCTTCCCTCTCTTTATTTTATCGCCCCATTTTTCTTTGCCAACGTTTTGAAATCCTCGTTCGATATGGTGATCAACACGTTAGTGCCGATGGGGACTTTTTCGTACAACCGCTCTACATCGGATTTATGCATCCGTACACAGCCATTTGAAATGTATTTACCAATTGAAGATGGCTGATTCGTACCATGAATGCCGTAAATCCTTCCATCGGTATTTCGTGCATCGAATCCAATCCACCGCGACCCCAAAGGGTTCCTGGGATCGCCGCCAGGAATATTTTTTTTCCGGTAATATGGATTGACTGCTTTTACTTTGACCGTGAAAATCCCTTCAGGTGTAAGTTCTTGACTCTTTCCCGTACCGACCGGCAGGATCTCCTTGACCTCGTTATCATCAATGAACGCCAATTTATTGTTGGCTT
This window encodes:
- the mce gene encoding methylmalonyl-CoA epimerase, with product MMIKNIDHIGIAVKSLEEALPLYTETLKLKLEGIETVGSQGVKVAFILAGNTRLELLEALSPASPIAKFIEKRGEGIHHVALGVDDIEERIKEIKESGLRMIDDSSRKGAHNADVAFVHPKSTAGVLYELCEQALSKEEQK
- the prli42 gene encoding stressosome-associated protein Prli42 produces the protein MGNKKIRKIVVYLMLISMLLTSLLSGIAFLL
- a CDS encoding L,D-transpeptidase, with protein sequence MKWILSLLLMLPLWPVQAQAQPQSVKPGDPFIIINKANNKLAFIDDNEVKEILPVGTGKSQELTPEGIFTVKVKAVNPYYRKKNIPGGDPRNPLGSRWIGFDARNTDGRIYGIHGTNQPSSIGKYISNGCVRMHKSDVERLYEKVPIGTNVLITISNEDFKTLAKKNGAIK